From one Zhongshania sp. R06B22 genomic stretch:
- the infB gene encoding translation initiation factor IF-2, translating into MAEVTVSQLAEVVGAPVERLLRQMKEAGLSHSAAGQVVSDEDKQTLLTFLKRSHGESAEAPQKITLKRKTLSTLKTGSGAGKKTVNIEVRKKRTYIKRDPAEMAAEAAAEEIAQPETKDDVVDAVAEVEAIVEAAPEPAVEVVTAEVVAEEKAPEPEPAPVIEEKAPEPVKEEPVVEAPVAAPVPTAAPANKTDEYREVVEDVLDVDPEILRQRAIIRRKEEEKRVKERRAEVAADKKRDEELRKEKAKAPAQAVAAAPAPAAKEGGSDTSEKPAPRHHRRAAAPAAGADDDRPRRKGGKSRGNKRDDLDRAGSFAGRRKKKTLKLPDDAQRHAFQAPTDKIVYAVNIGETTTAAELAQQMKVKASEVIKEMIKMGMMVTINQPIDQETAQLVVEEMGHSTKLVSDDAVEEALEETLGARGEGTMITRAPVVTVMGHVDHGKTSLLDYIRKTKVASGEAGGITQHIGAYHVETGHGMITFLDTPGHAAFTQMRARGAKSTDIVILVVAADDGVMPQTEEAVAHAKAAGVPLVVAVNKMDKEGADPDRVKNELSAKDVISEEWGGDTQFVHVSAHTGEGIDKLLDAVLLQAELLELKAAADLPAHGLVIESRLDKGRGAVASLLIQSGTLRQGDIVLAGQCSGRVRAMLDENGKPVKEAGPSIPVEILGLDGTPEAGDSFVVVENDKRAREVADFRQVRDREQRIKRQQAAKLDRMFESMESAERRILNVVLKTDVRGSLEALQASLMDIGNDEVNVNIVSAGVGGITETDVNLALTSSAVMFGFNVRADSSARKLAESEGVDLRYYSVIYDVIDDVTAALTGMLSPEMREDIVGVAEVRDVFRSPKFGDIAGCMVIEGTVYRSKRIRVLRADVVIYEGELESLRRFKDDAAEVKNGMECGIGVKNYKDVRPGDKIEVYEVREIARSL; encoded by the coding sequence CTTTACTGACTTTCTTAAAGCGGAGCCACGGAGAATCAGCCGAGGCACCACAGAAAATCACTTTGAAGCGTAAGACACTTAGCACGCTTAAAACAGGATCTGGTGCTGGTAAGAAAACCGTTAATATTGAGGTTCGTAAAAAGCGGACGTACATAAAGCGTGACCCTGCTGAAATGGCTGCGGAAGCTGCGGCGGAAGAGATTGCTCAGCCGGAGACAAAAGACGACGTTGTTGATGCAGTGGCCGAGGTTGAGGCGATTGTTGAAGCTGCGCCCGAGCCAGCAGTAGAGGTTGTTACTGCCGAAGTTGTTGCTGAAGAAAAAGCGCCAGAACCCGAGCCAGCGCCAGTTATAGAAGAAAAAGCGCCGGAGCCGGTAAAAGAAGAGCCTGTTGTAGAGGCGCCTGTCGCTGCCCCAGTGCCAACAGCCGCTCCTGCGAATAAGACCGATGAATACCGAGAAGTGGTTGAAGACGTTTTAGACGTCGACCCTGAGATTCTTCGTCAGCGTGCAATCATCCGCCGCAAAGAAGAAGAGAAACGAGTTAAAGAGCGCCGTGCAGAAGTGGCGGCTGATAAAAAACGCGACGAAGAACTGCGTAAAGAGAAAGCAAAAGCGCCTGCCCAAGCTGTCGCCGCTGCACCTGCGCCTGCAGCTAAAGAAGGTGGTAGCGATACTAGCGAAAAGCCAGCACCTCGCCATCATCGTCGTGCAGCAGCACCTGCCGCCGGCGCAGATGATGACCGCCCGCGTCGTAAAGGTGGAAAGTCTCGTGGTAATAAGCGTGACGATCTAGATCGTGCAGGTTCCTTCGCCGGTCGTCGCAAGAAAAAGACCCTGAAATTGCCTGATGATGCTCAGCGTCATGCTTTCCAAGCTCCTACTGACAAGATTGTTTACGCGGTTAATATAGGTGAAACCACCACCGCGGCCGAGCTTGCTCAGCAAATGAAAGTTAAGGCGTCAGAAGTTATTAAAGAAATGATCAAAATGGGGATGATGGTCACCATCAATCAGCCTATTGATCAAGAGACTGCTCAGCTTGTCGTCGAAGAAATGGGCCATAGCACTAAGCTGGTCTCTGACGACGCGGTTGAAGAGGCGCTTGAAGAAACCTTGGGAGCACGCGGCGAAGGCACAATGATTACCCGCGCGCCGGTCGTTACCGTAATGGGTCATGTTGACCACGGTAAAACATCCTTACTTGATTATATCCGGAAGACCAAGGTAGCAAGCGGTGAGGCGGGTGGTATTACCCAGCACATCGGTGCCTACCATGTTGAAACTGGTCACGGCATGATCACCTTCCTTGATACGCCTGGTCACGCTGCGTTTACTCAGATGCGAGCTCGTGGCGCCAAGAGCACCGACATCGTTATTCTTGTTGTCGCAGCCGATGACGGCGTTATGCCGCAGACCGAAGAAGCCGTAGCGCATGCGAAAGCAGCGGGCGTGCCCTTGGTTGTTGCTGTCAATAAAATGGATAAAGAAGGCGCGGATCCTGATCGCGTTAAGAACGAACTGTCTGCAAAAGATGTTATTTCGGAAGAGTGGGGCGGTGATACCCAGTTTGTGCATGTATCTGCACATACCGGTGAAGGTATCGATAAATTGCTAGATGCCGTTTTGCTGCAAGCTGAATTGCTAGAATTGAAAGCGGCTGCGGATTTGCCGGCTCATGGTTTGGTTATCGAATCTCGTTTGGATAAGGGCCGCGGTGCGGTTGCGTCCCTGTTGATTCAAAGCGGTACTTTGCGCCAGGGCGACATCGTGTTGGCCGGCCAATGTTCTGGTCGCGTTCGCGCCATGCTTGATGAGAATGGTAAGCCTGTTAAAGAAGCGGGCCCCTCAATTCCTGTGGAAATTTTGGGTCTTGATGGCACGCCAGAAGCGGGCGATAGCTTTGTTGTGGTTGAAAATGACAAGCGCGCTCGTGAAGTGGCCGATTTCCGCCAAGTGCGAGATCGCGAGCAGCGTATTAAGCGTCAGCAAGCCGCTAAACTTGATCGCATGTTTGAAAGCATGGAATCAGCCGAGCGTCGTATTCTGAATGTTGTTCTTAAAACTGATGTTCGCGGTTCCCTAGAGGCACTGCAGGCGTCATTGATGGATATTGGTAATGACGAAGTTAATGTCAATATCGTATCAGCTGGCGTTGGTGGTATCACCGAGACAGATGTAAACCTAGCGTTAACTTCCAGTGCGGTAATGTTCGGCTTTAATGTGCGGGCTGACTCTAGTGCGCGTAAATTAGCAGAGAGCGAAGGCGTTGATCTTCGTTATTACAGCGTGATTTACGACGTGATTGATGATGTGACGGCGGCATTAACGGGTATGTTAAGCCCTGAAATGCGCGAAGACATTGTCGGCGTTGCTGAAGTGCGGGATGTATTCCGCTCACCGAAATTCGGTGATATTGCTGGCTGTATGGTTATTGAAGGTACGGTTTATCGCAGTAAGCGTATCCGTGTTCTCCGCGCAGATGTTGTTATCTACGAGGGTGAGTTGGAATCCTTGCGCCGCTTTAAAGACGATGCCGCTGAAGTTAAAAACGGCATGGAATGCGGTATCGGCGTGAAGAACTACAAAGATGTACGCCCCGGTGACAAGATCGAAGTGTATGAAGTTAGGGAAATTGCACGCAGCCTCTAG
- the rbfA gene encoding 30S ribosome-binding factor RbfA, with amino-acid sequence MKEFSRTARIADFLKRELGSFIQKELRDPRLGMVSVIDAQVSRDLSHAKIYVTVMGKDTAEEAKESLAVLNKAAGFLRSQVAKINNARTTPQLRFYYDTSVNRGQHISKLIQDAVEADRSRHTDDDKE; translated from the coding sequence TTGAAAGAGTTTAGTCGTACAGCGCGGATAGCGGATTTTTTAAAGCGAGAGCTGGGTAGCTTTATCCAGAAAGAGCTCCGTGATCCGCGGCTTGGTATGGTCAGCGTCATCGATGCTCAAGTCAGTCGTGACTTGAGTCATGCCAAGATTTACGTGACCGTTATGGGTAAGGACACAGCTGAAGAGGCGAAAGAATCTTTGGCCGTGTTAAACAAGGCCGCGGGTTTTTTACGCAGCCAAGTTGCTAAAATCAATAACGCTCGCACCACGCCACAGCTGCGCTTTTATTACGATACCAGCGTTAATCGTGGTCAGCATATCAGTAAGCTTATTCAGGATGCGGTTGAGGCTGATCGCAGCCGTCATACGGATGACGACAAGGAATAA
- the truB gene encoding tRNA pseudouridine(55) synthase TruB has protein sequence MARRRKGRSIDGILVLDKPPGRSSNGAMVTARAIYNATKAGHTGALDPLATGVLPICFGEATKFSQFLLDADKEYRSHFIFGQRTDTGDAEGAVLAEVDASYLTAAELESHIAKLRGDILQVPPMYSALKRDGKPLYELARKGITVERPARPVTIREFELESFTPGVIAVAVVRVRCTKGTYIRSLAEDLGLAIGCGGHVSSLRRLQAGPFIEAQAVSTDALQVLRDADDFAGLDALLLPITDALGHIPQLTLGETAVYYLLQGQPVQVSGAPTSGTVVLLAEDGKFLGIGEILDDGRVTPRRLVSTVG, from the coding sequence TTGGCAAGACGTCGCAAAGGCCGGTCCATTGACGGCATTTTGGTGTTGGATAAACCCCCTGGTCGCTCCTCTAATGGTGCAATGGTTACTGCGCGTGCCATTTACAATGCGACCAAAGCCGGCCATACCGGCGCCTTAGACCCACTTGCTACTGGCGTTCTGCCGATTTGTTTTGGCGAGGCAACCAAGTTTTCCCAGTTTCTATTGGATGCCGATAAAGAGTATCGCAGCCATTTCATCTTTGGTCAGCGAACCGATACCGGCGATGCCGAAGGCGCTGTATTGGCTGAGGTTGACGCTTCATATCTCACCGCGGCAGAGCTTGAGTCGCACATTGCCAAGTTGCGTGGCGATATTTTACAAGTGCCCCCCATGTATTCCGCGCTGAAGCGTGATGGCAAACCCTTATACGAATTGGCCCGCAAGGGAATTACCGTTGAGCGTCCAGCGCGGCCAGTTACTATTCGCGAGTTTGAATTGGAATCTTTCACTCCCGGCGTTATCGCTGTCGCGGTGGTGCGAGTGCGTTGCACCAAGGGCACGTATATTCGGTCTCTTGCAGAAGACTTAGGGCTCGCTATTGGTTGTGGTGGGCATGTGTCGAGTTTGCGGCGCTTGCAGGCCGGTCCATTTATCGAAGCTCAAGCAGTCTCTACCGACGCGTTGCAGGTCTTGCGTGATGCGGACGATTTTGCTGGATTGGATGCCCTGCTGCTGCCGATCACTGACGCACTTGGCCATATTCCACAGCTCACCCTGGGTGAAACGGCAGTCTACTATTTATTGCAGGGGCAGCCCGTGCAGGTCTCCGGCGCGCCCACCTCAGGGACCGTGGTGTTACTTGCTGAAGATGGCAAATTTCTGGGAATTGGTGAAATTTTGGACGATGGGCGCGTTACGCCTCGTCGTTTGGTCTCAACTGTGGGATAA
- the rpsO gene encoding 30S ribosomal protein S15, with the protein MALSAVEKAEVVKDYQTAEGDTGSPEVQVALLTFNINKLQGHFEGHKKDHHSRRGLIRMVNQRRKLLDYLKRKNQERYSKLIKSLGLRR; encoded by the coding sequence ATGGCATTATCTGCTGTTGAGAAAGCTGAAGTTGTTAAGGATTACCAAACTGCCGAAGGCGATACCGGTTCTCCAGAAGTACAGGTTGCACTGTTAACCTTTAACATTAACAAGCTGCAAGGCCATTTTGAAGGTCATAAAAAGGATCACCATTCACGTCGTGGTTTGATCCGCATGGTAAATCAGCGTCGTAAATTGCTAGATTACTTGAAACGCAAAAACCAAGAGCGTTACAGCAAGTTGATCAAAAGCTTAGGTCTGCGTCGTTAA
- the pnp gene encoding polyribonucleotide nucleotidyltransferase: MNPVTKTFQWGSQTVTLETGRIARQASGAVLVKIDNTQVLCTVVAAKSARPGQDFFPLSVHYQERTYAVGKIPGGFFKREARPSEKETLTSRLIDRPIRPLFPKGFQNEVQVICTVMSADKENDPDIAALIGTSAALAISGVPFAGPVGAARVGFTAEDGYILNPSYAQLETSLLDMVVAGTEDAVLMVESEAQQLTEDQMLGAVLYAHQEMQAAVQAIKELATEVGKPSWNWQPEEENTALLGAVAAGYKPGLGDAYRITDKMERYAKVGDLRKQAIEELATGDDAQYSADDVRGVFAKLEKQIVRQRILNGEPRIDGRDGRTVRPINVEVGVLGKAHGSALFTRGETQAIGVATLGTTRDAQFVDALAGEFKDNFMLHYNFPPYSVGECGRMGSTGRREIGHGRLARRSLEAVLPTAEEFPYTIRVVSEITESNGSSSMASVCVGSLSLMDAGVPLKAPVAGIAMGLVKEGERFAILTDILGDEDHLGDMDFKVAGTADGITALQMDIKIEGITQKIMEVALEQAQQARLHILGQMNQILATSRSGVSENAPSMHVMKVDSDKIRDIIGKGGATIRSMCEETGAQIDIEDDGTVRVYGSDAASRDDAVNRILAITAEAEIGAIYTGKIARIVDFGAFVTILPGKDGLVHISQISDERVENVSDYLKEGEDVQVKVLDVDARGRIKLSIKEAIADSKAAVAEEAIEPSAE, from the coding sequence GTGAATCCCGTTACTAAGACATTCCAGTGGGGCAGTCAGACTGTTACCTTGGAAACCGGCCGTATAGCTCGTCAAGCGAGTGGTGCAGTGCTAGTTAAAATCGATAATACTCAGGTTCTATGTACTGTGGTTGCAGCAAAATCTGCTAGACCTGGTCAGGACTTTTTCCCCTTGTCTGTGCATTACCAAGAGCGTACTTATGCCGTTGGTAAAATCCCAGGCGGTTTCTTTAAGCGCGAAGCGCGTCCATCAGAGAAAGAGACCTTAACCTCACGTCTGATCGATCGCCCGATTCGTCCGCTGTTTCCTAAAGGTTTCCAGAATGAAGTGCAGGTTATCTGTACTGTTATGTCTGCAGACAAAGAAAACGATCCAGATATTGCCGCATTGATCGGTACTTCTGCGGCATTGGCTATATCAGGTGTTCCGTTTGCTGGCCCAGTGGGTGCGGCGCGCGTTGGTTTTACCGCTGAAGATGGCTACATCCTCAATCCAAGCTACGCACAGTTGGAAACTAGCCTATTAGATATGGTTGTAGCTGGTACCGAAGACGCCGTATTAATGGTTGAGTCCGAAGCGCAGCAGCTGACCGAAGATCAAATGCTAGGTGCAGTGCTATATGCTCACCAAGAAATGCAGGCGGCAGTGCAAGCAATTAAAGAGCTGGCAACTGAAGTGGGCAAGCCGTCTTGGAACTGGCAGCCAGAAGAAGAAAATACTGCCTTGTTAGGCGCTGTTGCCGCGGGCTACAAGCCTGGTCTTGGTGATGCTTACCGCATTACTGATAAAATGGAACGTTACGCTAAAGTTGGTGATTTGCGTAAACAAGCCATTGAAGAATTGGCAACTGGCGATGACGCGCAATACAGCGCCGACGACGTTCGCGGTGTGTTTGCCAAGCTTGAAAAGCAAATTGTTCGTCAGCGTATATTGAATGGCGAGCCACGTATCGATGGTCGTGACGGCCGCACAGTCCGTCCAATCAATGTTGAAGTTGGCGTACTTGGTAAGGCGCATGGTTCAGCTTTGTTCACCCGTGGTGAAACACAGGCCATTGGTGTTGCCACTTTAGGCACAACCCGTGACGCACAGTTTGTTGACGCTTTGGCTGGCGAGTTTAAAGACAACTTTATGCTGCATTACAACTTCCCTCCCTACTCAGTAGGCGAGTGCGGTCGTATGGGCAGCACTGGTCGTCGTGAGATTGGCCACGGTCGTCTCGCACGCCGCAGCTTAGAAGCAGTTTTACCAACAGCAGAAGAATTTCCTTACACTATTCGTGTGGTGTCGGAAATTACTGAATCAAACGGTTCCAGCTCAATGGCTTCGGTTTGTGTGGGCAGCTTGTCATTGATGGATGCTGGTGTACCGCTTAAAGCACCTGTTGCCGGTATTGCGATGGGCTTGGTTAAAGAAGGCGAGCGTTTCGCTATTTTGACCGACATCCTTGGTGATGAAGATCATTTGGGTGATATGGACTTTAAAGTTGCCGGTACTGCCGATGGTATCACTGCTCTGCAGATGGATATTAAGATCGAGGGTATTACCCAAAAGATCATGGAAGTGGCGCTAGAGCAGGCTCAGCAAGCGCGTTTGCACATTCTTGGTCAAATGAATCAAATTCTTGCTACTTCACGCAGCGGTGTTTCTGAAAACGCGCCAAGCATGCACGTAATGAAGGTTGATTCAGATAAGATCCGTGACATCATCGGTAAGGGTGGCGCAACCATTCGCAGCATGTGCGAAGAAACTGGTGCCCAAATCGATATTGAAGATGACGGTACAGTTCGGGTATACGGCTCAGATGCAGCCTCACGTGACGATGCAGTAAACCGTATTCTAGCGATTACGGCTGAAGCTGAAATCGGCGCAATCTACACGGGTAAAATTGCTCGTATCGTAGACTTTGGTGCCTTTGTCACTATCCTGCCGGGTAAAGACGGTCTTGTGCATATCTCTCAGATTTCTGATGAGCGTGTAGAGAACGTTAGCGACTACTTGAAAGAAGGCGAAGATGTTCAGGTTAAAGTACTGGATGTCGACGCTCGTGGCCGTATCAAGCTTTCTATCAAAGAAGCAATAGCTGATAGTAAAGCCGCTGTAGCCGAAGAAGCGATTGAGCCAAGCGCTGAATAA
- a CDS encoding Lnb N-terminal periplasmic domain-containing protein, protein MRRLFVFIFTFIIWQSPCQSSPVNSSVLNPEWASSPTWIALLSYQQTLFNQAYTSQADSTAFFLASNGKNDPHSELLATFDGLFQNNSLGDEHPRCRFPARYHWLIEKLSTSIEIPAAPKCEAFNTFQETLNAAGATMIFPAAYLNSPSSMFGHTLLRIDQHGQDKSNRILAYTASYAAKNDPSDNQLSFVFKGLMGGYPGEMTVLPYYMKLKEYRDIESRDIWEYPLNLSQEETDQMVRHLWEVSGETFDYYFFTENCSYRLLGVLDAIRSEKPMLKAFRLHAIPVDTVRAALQHGYIVDAIYRPSIVNQFQYQLDLLSPDQRDLVYGLVNHPVPEYATLEHYPAEQKAAILETAFLYSRLVTTVPQQVAAKRSLQLLRDRNELDIESPLPELPTPTQRDDQGHLSSRLQISAGEFDDQPYIGFDWRPAYHALNDPGLGYPLGSELKFLDMSFRYYQDDGLKMEDLSLIGIKSITARNRFFRPLSWTFDIGGHRVEEHEKRAWVPHIQGLAGPAWNVSGGLLYALAGGQGQISSKLKSGFDVRAQTSIGYLRKTDSQQFLIGANFEQSAVNDSDPDLRVSARHDLQLTGNWNIFWEFERSKISGSYRNQYELGIKVFY, encoded by the coding sequence ATGCGCCGTCTATTCGTATTTATTTTCACATTTATAATATGGCAATCACCCTGCCAATCCAGCCCCGTAAATTCAAGCGTACTGAATCCAGAATGGGCTAGCAGCCCCACTTGGATAGCGCTATTGAGCTACCAGCAAACACTATTCAATCAAGCTTATACAAGCCAAGCCGATAGCACGGCCTTTTTTCTAGCAAGCAATGGAAAGAATGATCCACACTCTGAGCTCCTAGCCACTTTTGATGGCCTCTTTCAGAACAATAGTCTCGGCGATGAGCATCCACGTTGCCGCTTCCCCGCGCGATACCACTGGCTGATAGAAAAACTAAGTACCTCTATCGAGATTCCTGCAGCGCCGAAGTGCGAAGCATTTAATACGTTCCAGGAAACCCTCAACGCAGCTGGGGCCACAATGATCTTTCCAGCCGCCTATCTCAATAGCCCATCATCTATGTTTGGTCACACCCTGCTGAGAATAGATCAGCATGGCCAGGACAAAAGCAATCGTATTCTCGCCTATACTGCCAGCTACGCCGCCAAAAATGACCCTTCAGACAATCAGCTTAGCTTTGTATTCAAGGGGCTTATGGGTGGTTATCCAGGAGAGATGACCGTACTGCCCTACTATATGAAACTGAAAGAATATCGAGATATCGAAAGCCGCGACATCTGGGAATACCCGTTAAATCTTAGCCAGGAAGAGACCGATCAGATGGTTCGCCATCTCTGGGAAGTATCAGGAGAGACCTTCGACTACTATTTCTTCACTGAAAATTGTTCCTACCGCTTGCTGGGGGTTCTCGATGCGATTCGATCAGAAAAGCCCATGTTGAAAGCCTTTCGACTACATGCCATTCCGGTCGATACCGTCCGCGCAGCATTGCAGCACGGCTACATAGTCGATGCGATCTATCGCCCCTCTATCGTCAACCAATTTCAATATCAACTAGATTTGCTCAGCCCTGATCAGCGAGATCTGGTTTATGGGCTTGTAAACCACCCAGTTCCCGAATACGCGACCTTAGAACACTACCCCGCTGAGCAGAAGGCCGCAATTTTGGAAACAGCCTTTCTTTATTCAAGGCTGGTCACTACAGTCCCCCAGCAAGTAGCGGCCAAACGCTCATTGCAACTATTGCGCGACAGAAATGAATTGGATATCGAAAGCCCACTGCCGGAGCTACCAACACCAACGCAGCGAGACGATCAGGGACATTTATCAAGTCGACTCCAAATTTCAGCTGGTGAATTCGACGATCAACCCTATATCGGTTTCGACTGGCGACCTGCATACCACGCACTGAATGACCCCGGGCTCGGTTACCCCTTAGGTTCAGAACTTAAATTCCTAGATATGTCTTTTCGCTACTACCAAGATGATGGCTTAAAGATGGAAGATCTAAGCCTTATAGGTATTAAATCGATCACTGCTCGAAACCGCTTTTTCCGCCCCTTATCATGGACCTTTGATATTGGTGGTCATCGCGTTGAGGAACATGAAAAACGCGCATGGGTTCCTCATATTCAAGGATTAGCGGGACCGGCGTGGAATGTTAGTGGTGGCCTACTCTACGCCCTAGCCGGCGGCCAGGGACAGATATCAAGCAAACTGAAAAGTGGGTTTGATGTGAGGGCGCAGACAAGCATAGGCTACCTGCGTAAAACCGACTCCCAGCAATTTTTGATAGGCGCGAATTTTGAACAAAGCGCCGTAAATGACTCGGATCCCGATCTAAGGGTGTCTGCCCGTCATGACCTGCAGCTCACGGGCAACTGGAATATCTTCTGGGAGTTCGAGCGTAGTAAAATTAGTGGCAGCTACCGCAATCAGTATGAATTGGGAATTAAGGTCTTTTACTAA
- a CDS encoding DUF3015 family protein translates to MKKIILTAAMLVMPFATQAAGYSAAGCGLGAKLFEGQSGLGPHVLAATTNGFYGTQTFAMTSGTLGCNVDGVINAQASLYIDSNLDQIAADMSKGSGEALDALGAVMGVQKADLAQFRSVMHANFTRIFQNETTTGSEVTNSITTVMKGDSTLNKYVG, encoded by the coding sequence ATGAAAAAAATTATACTTACTGCTGCTATGTTGGTGATGCCATTTGCAACTCAAGCCGCTGGTTATAGTGCAGCAGGCTGTGGTTTAGGCGCCAAACTTTTCGAAGGTCAATCAGGTTTAGGCCCCCACGTATTAGCGGCTACAACAAATGGCTTCTATGGCACCCAAACGTTTGCCATGACATCTGGCACACTGGGATGTAACGTGGACGGCGTTATCAACGCTCAGGCATCTTTGTATATTGACTCAAACTTGGATCAGATCGCAGCGGATATGTCTAAAGGTAGCGGCGAAGCTCTTGACGCACTAGGCGCTGTAATGGGCGTTCAAAAGGCTGATCTGGCGCAATTCCGTTCAGTTATGCACGCCAATTTCACCCGCATTTTCCAAAATGAAACCACTACGGGTTCAGAAGTTACCAACTCCATTACCACGGTAATGAAAGGTGATAGCACACTGAACAAGTACGTCGGCTAA
- a CDS encoding FKBP-type peptidyl-prolyl cis-trans isomerase, producing MEISRNKVVSFHYELSNGEGTVLEDNFNDTPSLYMHGADNIISGLENAMAGHSVGDEFEVALAAKDAYGEIEPNKTERIPAKYLKHEGKIKVGQAVRFNTDKGMRNATILKVGKFSVDVDLNHPLAGQSLSFKILIKDIRDATDEEIRHRHAHGEGGHQH from the coding sequence ATGGAAATCAGCCGCAATAAAGTCGTGTCATTCCACTACGAACTAAGTAATGGCGAAGGGACAGTACTGGAAGACAACTTCAACGACACTCCGTCCTTATATATGCACGGAGCAGATAATATTATTAGCGGCCTTGAAAACGCCATGGCCGGCCACAGTGTTGGCGATGAATTTGAAGTCGCCCTTGCAGCCAAAGATGCCTACGGAGAAATTGAGCCAAATAAAACCGAGCGAATTCCAGCCAAATACCTGAAACACGAAGGCAAGATAAAAGTCGGCCAAGCAGTGCGCTTTAATACCGACAAGGGCATGCGCAACGCCACGATACTTAAGGTAGGCAAGTTCTCGGTGGACGTTGATCTTAACCACCCACTTGCAGGTCAATCACTGTCCTTTAAAATTCTGATCAAAGATATTCGCGACGCCACCGACGAAGAAATCCGTCATCGCCATGCCCACGGTGAAGGCGGTCATCAGCACTGA